The Streptococcus respiraculi sequence GAATGGTGAAAATATAAAAGAGAATTTTTTTGAATGAGTAGGAGCGATAGACTGTTTCAGGAATAGTTGAGCCTAGCAAGGGGATTTTTCGAAGGTAGTAGAGCAATCCATTGACCTGCTTGCTGAGGTTAAAGGTTTCCTGATACCAGCTGTAACGTAGAATGTCTTTCATATGTCTACCTCTTATTTATCTGCTAATAAGTTGACCACCTCTTGCTCAAAATCCGCATCGTGTAGGCGATCGGTTGGTACAGCCTGTAATGTATGATGGTGTAAAAGAACAATCTCGTCACAGAGGTCTTGAGCCAGTTGGAGGATATGGGTTGAAAAGATGATGACGGAATCTTTTTTAGCCTCGCGAATGAGTTGTTTGAACTCATGGGCGGCAACAGGGTCAAAAGAGGTCAGAGGTTCATCGAGTAAGAGCACAGCTGGTTGCACAATCAGCGAAAGGAGGAGTTGTACCTTGTTTTGCATACCGTGGGAGAAATCCTTGAGCAAGCGGTGTTGGTCTTCTTCGTCAATGCCAACGAGTGTCAGCCAGTCTTTGGGACCGCGGTGGTGGCGGAGCTTGTTCTTGTGGATATCCATGTAAAAACGGACAAATTCAAAGGCTGTCATAAAGGCAGGCAGTTGCGGATAGGTCTGGGTAAAGCCGATATCGGTCGAATCATAATCGCGTAGTTGCCCCTCTTCTTCAAACTGAATGCTGCCTTGTTCAAGGACAAGATTTCGAGCAATACAGTTAAAAAGAGTGGTTTTTCCTGCGCCGTTTCTGCCCAGCAGTCCATAAATCTTTCCCTGTTCAAAGGTGAAAGAGGCATCTTGTAGGATAACTTTTTGGTCAAATTGTTTGGAGATAGAGTTGAGAACGAGTTTTGTCATGAGAAATCTCCTTCTTTGTGTTTTTGTTCTATATCTATCATACAATAAAATACAAAAAAATTCAAGGGCTTCCTTGAATTTTATGAAAACGGTATCGGCTGTATCCCTGCAACCCAGCCAGTGCAGAGGCAGTAGGTGATGTTGAAGCCTCCTGTATGGGCATTGATGTCAAGCACCTCACCCGCAAAGTGAAGCCCTGAGACTTTCTTGCTCTCGAGAGTCTTGGGATTGATTTCCTTGAGGTCGACTCCACCCTTGGTCACAAAGGACTTGGCTAGTGACATCTTGCCTGTAATGGGAATCGGTAGCGCCTTGATTGTAGCTATCAGTTGGTCCCTTTCTTTTTTAGACAGTTGTTTGACTTTGAGGGGATAAGACTTCGCAAAGAACTCTGCCAAGCGTTCGGGCATCAGGCTTTTTAGGACATTTTTGAGGGTTTTTTCTCGTTCGTCCTCTAAGAGGGTAGCCAATTCTTCCTTATTCATCTGCGGTAGTACATCGAGATAGGCCGTTTCTCCACCCTTGACGAAGCTCGATAGCCGTAGGGCGGCAGGGCCAGAAAGCCCAAAATGCGTGAACAAGAGATCGTGGGTGATAACGTGTTTGTCGTAGAAGAGAGTGACATCGCCTAGCGAAATGCCTTGAAGCGCCTTGTGGGGGAAATCAGTCAGAAGCGGACTTTCCGCTGCTTCGATGTCGGTTACAGCAAGCTTGAAATGGCGGGCAATGTCATGGCCAAATCCAGTAGAGCCTGTTGAGGGATAGGATTTTCCGCCTGTTGTGACAATGACTTTGGGGCTTGTGAAGAGCTGGTCTGTGGTCTTAATCTGAAACGTGTCATCGGTTTTTTTGACGGAGAGAACTTCTGTCCCTGTTTGAATGTCAACACCCAAATCCAACATTTTCATCTCAAGCGCCTTGATAATGGTCTGGGAACGGTCTGTCGTTGGAAAGACTCGACCGTGGTCTTCGACTTTTAGCTTGACGCCGTTGTCTTTAAAGAAATGGATGATATCGTGGTTGTCAAATTGTGAAAAGACACTGTAGAGAAACCGTCCGTTTCCAGGAATCCCTGCAAGCAAGTCCTCAAGTGTGCCATTGTTGGTTACATTGCAGCGACCGCCACCTGTTCCCGCTAATTTCTTGCCAAGCCTGCGATTTTTTTCCAGAAGCAGAGTGGACTGACCATAGAAACTTGCTGCTATCGCAGCCATCATGCCAGCAGGTCCTGCGCCAATAATAATCGTATCAAAATGTGTCATATCCATTCCTTTTTTCTTGTTCATTCTATTCTATCTTTTTATTGTATCACAAAAGCAGATTGGCGGGTATCAGAATAGTAGGAAAATTTGACAGGACTTGTTACCTTACAATAGATGTGAGACCTGAGTACAAAAAAGAAGAAACCTGATATGATAAAAGTAACCACACTTCTCATAAAGGAATCTTCTCATGACTAGTATACCACAAAACCTTCGTTATTTGCCACATACGCTCGACACACGTTACCACG is a genomic window containing:
- a CDS encoding ATP-binding cassette domain-containing protein; this translates as MTKLVLNSISKQFDQKVILQDASFTFEQGKIYGLLGRNGAGKTTLFNCIARNLVLEQGSIQFEEEGQLRDYDSTDIGFTQTYPQLPAFMTAFEFVRFYMDIHKNKLRHHRGPKDWLTLVGIDEEDQHRLLKDFSHGMQNKVQLLLSLIVQPAVLLLDEPLTSFDPVAAHEFKQLIREAKKDSVIIFSTHILQLAQDLCDEIVLLHHHTLQAVPTDRLHDADFEQEVVNLLADK
- a CDS encoding NAD(P)/FAD-dependent oxidoreductase, translated to MTHFDTIIIGAGPAGMMAAIAASFYGQSTLLLEKNRRLGKKLAGTGGGRCNVTNNGTLEDLLAGIPGNGRFLYSVFSQFDNHDIIHFFKDNGVKLKVEDHGRVFPTTDRSQTIIKALEMKMLDLGVDIQTGTEVLSVKKTDDTFQIKTTDQLFTSPKVIVTTGGKSYPSTGSTGFGHDIARHFKLAVTDIEAAESPLLTDFPHKALQGISLGDVTLFYDKHVITHDLLFTHFGLSGPAALRLSSFVKGGETAYLDVLPQMNKEELATLLEDEREKTLKNVLKSLMPERLAEFFAKSYPLKVKQLSKKERDQLIATIKALPIPITGKMSLAKSFVTKGGVDLKEINPKTLESKKVSGLHFAGEVLDINAHTGGFNITYCLCTGWVAGIQPIPFS